A region of Lycium barbarum isolate Lr01 chromosome 1, ASM1917538v2, whole genome shotgun sequence DNA encodes the following proteins:
- the LOC132631926 gene encoding non-specific lipid-transfer protein C, cotyledon-specific isoform-like codes for MAKTLLTLFALALILGQTNAVMQCGTDVIPKVITCGGFVLGMAATPSQDCCVGLQSLAKVAAASQPESKDICMCFKAAMKAAPVDYSKTKQLPELCNFTSPIPIEPNLDCSKLAVFTF; via the coding sequence ATGGCAAAAACCCTTTTGACTTTGTTTGCTTTGGCTCTAATTTTAGGCCAAACAAATGCAGTTATGCAATGTGGTACTGATGTTATCCCAAAAGTAATTACTTGTGGAGGATTTGTGCTAGGTATGGCTGCAACACCTAGCCAAGATTGTTGTGTTGGATTGCAAAGTTTGGCTAAAGTGGCTGCTGCCTCACAACCTGAAAGCAAAGATATTTGTATGTGCTTCAAAGCTGCCATGAAAGCTGCCCCAGTGGATTATTCAAAAACTAAACAACTTCCTGAGCTTTGCAACTTCACTAGCCCTATACCAATTGAACCCAATCTTGATTGCTCCAAGTTAGCAGTTTTTACATTTTAA